The following coding sequences lie in one Pontibacter sp. G13 genomic window:
- a CDS encoding tetratricopeptide repeat protein gives MHSEQLQQLFQRGYELLAAGHPSEAEASIRQAISLAPDMPLLHYTLGIALQRQNSHRDAAYAFERALSLSPSDSECLYHQGISYLSLKDEPHAFQNFSMVIAMDPGYAPAWMGRAQCHLLQGKLLLAESDFRHFLDHAGPEEAERISQAETQLAWLQEVQQLPSDEIVQQARQFLEAENPEIARLLVQYLLERDPNHSEAISMIEGLLDANESRPGKSDLNDSQRIDQALKDLSEGDLESAKEWLSACAESALKTPRGICASEWLHLSTDSEKHRPQLEAALKESPHDGMILLANGILNQLAEKWEVAAFQLWESSQLVESFKPAQQALEDVLGSWDAHIRATPDEIPPIIQRAKLFEEMGMWEEAIRDYSAALTLDKHQPLVWFNRARMYLHAEDDNRSIEDLHRAIEEDPNLLEARLMRAHHYGRKFRTDLALDELRQLIQIDPSYSEAWNYQGQLLAAESRSEEAWDSFNRALELNPGLVESRHGRAMGWIERGQIDQAIEDLEVAIQGSPNADWAFDCACLHIHSQQISAAEDMLNHCLMLDPEYMDAYLERGNIQGDRGNWEGAAHDWRIYLSQRPFDANTRLKFSGALAKLGHWSEVLTETNRCLLDLEKPSDALFLKGKALTHLEEWEEARKSFLKAQKDHESEEFKSQVQDWLNKLPQEHAKSKKSGNWFKRTFGR, from the coding sequence ATGCACAGCGAACAGCTCCAACAGCTTTTTCAGCGCGGATACGAATTATTGGCAGCCGGTCACCCATCTGAAGCAGAAGCCAGCATTCGGCAGGCCATTTCATTGGCACCGGATATGCCATTGCTCCATTACACCTTGGGGATCGCCCTACAAAGACAGAATAGCCATCGAGATGCTGCTTATGCCTTTGAACGGGCGCTTTCGTTGAGTCCGAGTGATTCCGAGTGTCTTTACCATCAAGGTATTTCCTACCTATCCCTAAAGGATGAGCCGCATGCCTTCCAAAATTTTTCCATGGTCATTGCGATGGACCCAGGCTATGCTCCTGCATGGATGGGAAGAGCGCAATGCCATTTACTACAGGGAAAGCTCCTGTTGGCAGAATCGGATTTCCGACATTTTCTAGACCACGCTGGTCCCGAGGAAGCTGAACGAATCTCCCAGGCGGAAACACAACTTGCATGGTTACAGGAGGTCCAGCAGCTACCTTCGGATGAAATTGTCCAACAAGCTCGGCAATTTCTTGAAGCAGAAAATCCTGAAATCGCCAGATTACTTGTGCAGTATTTGCTGGAACGCGATCCCAACCACTCAGAGGCAATCTCCATGATCGAGGGCTTGTTGGACGCGAACGAATCCCGTCCCGGAAAATCGGACCTGAATGACTCCCAAAGAATCGATCAAGCCCTCAAGGATCTGTCTGAAGGGGACCTTGAATCTGCCAAAGAATGGTTATCAGCCTGTGCGGAGTCTGCCCTGAAAACCCCACGGGGAATCTGTGCTTCCGAGTGGCTCCATTTATCTACAGACTCAGAAAAACACCGCCCTCAATTGGAAGCGGCATTGAAGGAATCTCCTCACGATGGAATGATTCTCCTAGCCAATGGAATCCTGAATCAACTGGCAGAGAAATGGGAGGTAGCAGCTTTTCAACTCTGGGAATCGAGTCAACTGGTGGAATCCTTCAAACCAGCTCAACAAGCGCTTGAAGATGTCCTTGGTTCGTGGGATGCGCATATTCGGGCTACTCCCGATGAAATCCCCCCCATCATTCAACGTGCGAAGCTTTTTGAAGAAATGGGGATGTGGGAGGAGGCGATTCGCGATTATTCTGCTGCATTGACCCTAGACAAGCATCAACCGTTGGTTTGGTTCAACCGAGCAAGGATGTACCTGCATGCAGAAGATGACAACCGATCTATTGAGGACCTACACCGAGCAATTGAAGAAGATCCCAATTTATTGGAAGCACGGCTTATGCGTGCCCATCACTATGGGCGAAAATTTCGGACAGATTTGGCTTTGGATGAATTACGCCAATTGATTCAGATCGATCCATCTTATTCGGAGGCATGGAATTATCAGGGGCAATTGCTCGCTGCAGAATCTCGATCGGAGGAAGCATGGGATTCATTCAATCGTGCTCTGGAGCTCAATCCCGGATTGGTGGAATCGAGGCACGGTCGGGCCATGGGATGGATCGAACGCGGCCAGATCGACCAAGCCATTGAAGATCTGGAGGTGGCCATCCAAGGCAGTCCAAACGCAGACTGGGCATTCGATTGTGCTTGCTTGCATATCCATTCTCAGCAGATTTCAGCGGCAGAAGACATGCTCAACCACTGTCTTATGCTCGATCCAGAGTATATGGATGCCTATCTGGAACGAGGAAATATTCAGGGAGATCGAGGCAATTGGGAAGGCGCAGCCCATGATTGGCGTATTTATCTATCCCAACGTCCGTTTGATGCCAACACTCGGCTGAAATTTTCAGGAGCACTAGCCAAACTGGGCCATTGGTCGGAAGTACTGACTGAAACCAATCGATGCCTGCTGGATTTGGAGAAGCCATCAGATGCACTATTTCTCAAGGGAAAAGCTTTAACGCATCTGGAAGAATGGGAAGAAGCCCGTAAATCCTTTTTAAAAGCCCAGAAAGACCATGAATCCGAGGAATTCAAGTCCCAGGTGCAGGATTGGCTGAACAAGCTTCCGCAGGAACATGCGAAGTCCAAGAAATCGGGCAATTGGTTCAAGCGAACTTTTGGGAGATAA
- a CDS encoding nucleotide pyrophosphohydrolase, giving the protein MDTISEVTQALIQFRDERDWAQFHNAKDLALGLSIEAAELNELFLWKQSDEVNRDRLKEELADVFNYCLLIAEQQGLDLREIALAKIQQNARKYPVDKSKGSSRKYTEL; this is encoded by the coding sequence ATGGATACCATTTCAGAAGTTACCCAAGCCCTGATCCAGTTCAGGGACGAACGCGATTGGGCACAATTCCACAATGCCAAAGATTTGGCGCTCGGGCTTTCGATTGAGGCCGCGGAGCTGAATGAGTTGTTTTTGTGGAAACAGTCAGATGAGGTAAATCGCGATCGGCTCAAGGAAGAATTGGCAGATGTATTCAACTATTGCCTGTTGATTGCAGAGCAGCAAGGACTCGACCTTCGTGAAATCGCTTTGGCCAAGATTCAGCAAAACGCCCGAAAGTATCCAGTAGACAAATCCAAGGGCTCTTCAAGAAAATACACAGAGCTGTAG
- a CDS encoding biotin transporter BioY, translating to MLIDRLLITNDEFWDSPLKVVLATAFICLVAPIQITEISYLPAALQIPITLQTLVILLVAAILGPKRGAIAAFAYVCLGLLGLPVFSNGSGGFDILLKPTGGFLVSFIVGAFLCGKMTRSETGASFLRILSAFFLSHLLILVIGFVWMNIRFDTDWFSIWQMISGLFWGVVIKSLLGAALVSLAQWGMRKLIRLKVADF from the coding sequence ATGCTCATAGATCGACTCCTCATTACCAACGATGAATTTTGGGATAGCCCACTCAAAGTGGTCTTGGCTACCGCATTTATCTGTTTGGTAGCCCCTATCCAGATCACTGAAATCTCCTATCTCCCTGCAGCACTTCAAATCCCCATCACGTTACAGACATTGGTGATCCTCTTGGTCGCCGCCATTCTGGGGCCTAAACGAGGTGCCATTGCTGCCTTTGCGTACGTCTGTTTGGGATTGCTGGGATTGCCGGTTTTCTCCAATGGGTCCGGAGGGTTTGATATCCTCCTGAAACCCACAGGTGGTTTTTTGGTGAGCTTCATCGTCGGTGCTTTCCTCTGCGGAAAAATGACCCGATCCGAAACAGGCGCCTCATTTCTCAGAATTTTATCAGCATTTTTCCTGAGTCACTTACTGATTCTTGTGATTGGTTTTGTGTGGATGAATATCCGATTCGATACAGATTGGTTCAGCATCTGGCAGATGATCAGCGGGCTTTTTTGGGGCGTAGTCATCAAAAGCCTTTTGGGCGCAGCATTGGTATCTCTAGCTCAATGGGGCATGAGAAAACTGATTCGTTTGAAAGTGGCTGATTTTTAG
- a CDS encoding S8 family serine peptidase — MNRNALPFLLLLASFFWGASSVEAQVNYAKIDQPLIDLMANDPSEYQPILLLLEDQVDAASLHQDFTRRQVSLHERQTTLVAALQNKAARTQPQLLEQVRQQPGVLTSSIASLWVTNAISVQANAAAIEAFSNLPGVSVVVYLAPDKFHSVESTAAAPLPNGRENGLVALNADKMWAMGYTGANRKVLIIDTGVDSDHPALSQNYLGRIATPQESWFGPSTSNRAFDCGDHGTHVAGSAAGLDRNTNDTIGVAFNAWWMGGTFPLVDPITGQIPASCQTNTNSIQVLQWALNPDGDVNTTDDIPDAINNSWGGDGNCSSWGQYNTYVNLLTNFEAAGVAVIWSAGNDGPGVSTVNLQASINVSPIKSFSVGAVNGHSGSTPIGGFSSRGPSTCPDNGAQLAIKPEIVASGVNIRSALPGGGYQTISGTSMASPHVTGAVALLKEAYPNVTGPTILEAMLASAVDLGTTGEDNTYGKGLLDIKAAFDTLQAWGNTPMAVPTANVGIVAIADDETNICDNSYIGSITVENTGSDIVTSVELDYAYDGVSMSHTWNGSIAPGATEMILLPAQALNQGQHTLDVAIVNTNGAADYLQLDNFASASFTNFGEISLNVPDTLSSCLTGAVWVTGSTSDSNAIVTWYDAPTGGNILGADAFLMDNIIGDQTIYGQTTYNSQVGKADNTGSQGFYTQTKDAGIVFSAAVPMTLRSFKLYGALGGDQYFEIRDADGTVLSSAGPINVPAGEQVVNLDLEIPVGEDMRLALTNASAGGLYYNISDPGFPFLQNGYLTIESGFAGSTVSNDYYFFYDMVVTYDVGCVREPTLVMPISGGFNQTTFDADKSSIDLDTESPEVSFTDQTLGATDWEWDFGDGTTSTDQNPVHGYYQAGTYLVSLKTTTSNGTTCSDVDTMTINVTGTFNGTVSIEEEIADLGSIEMFPNPTSGIFQIQFDLMESHSGSIEVFDLVGNTVQVLGQVQAHHNNLQLDLSQVADGIYYVRINLGAHQVVKKLVKTH, encoded by the coding sequence ATGAACCGTAACGCTTTACCCTTTCTTCTTTTGCTGGCGAGCTTCTTTTGGGGAGCTTCATCAGTAGAAGCACAGGTAAATTACGCCAAGATCGACCAACCGCTGATCGATCTCATGGCCAATGATCCCAGCGAGTACCAGCCCATTCTCCTACTACTCGAAGACCAAGTAGACGCAGCTAGCTTGCATCAGGACTTCACGCGCCGTCAAGTCTCCTTGCATGAGCGTCAAACAACCTTGGTTGCAGCTCTACAAAACAAAGCAGCCCGTACCCAGCCACAATTGCTTGAGCAGGTACGCCAGCAGCCCGGAGTATTGACCAGCAGTATTGCTTCTCTCTGGGTGACGAATGCGATCAGTGTTCAAGCGAATGCCGCTGCGATTGAGGCGTTTTCCAATCTGCCAGGCGTATCCGTCGTGGTATACTTGGCTCCAGACAAATTTCACAGCGTAGAGAGCACAGCTGCTGCTCCACTGCCCAATGGCCGCGAGAATGGCCTTGTCGCACTCAATGCGGACAAAATGTGGGCAATGGGCTACACCGGTGCCAACCGCAAAGTGTTGATCATCGACACAGGGGTTGATTCAGATCACCCAGCGCTTTCCCAAAACTATCTGGGACGGATTGCTACTCCCCAGGAATCTTGGTTTGGACCATCTACCTCCAATCGGGCATTTGACTGTGGCGACCACGGAACGCACGTTGCCGGATCAGCTGCTGGGTTGGATCGAAATACCAACGATACCATCGGAGTAGCCTTCAACGCTTGGTGGATGGGCGGTACCTTCCCGTTGGTCGACCCGATCACTGGCCAGATCCCAGCTAGCTGCCAGACCAACACCAACTCTATCCAAGTACTTCAGTGGGCATTGAACCCTGATGGCGATGTCAATACCACAGACGATATTCCTGATGCCATCAACAACTCTTGGGGTGGTGATGGTAACTGTAGCTCTTGGGGGCAATACAATACTTACGTGAACTTGTTGACCAACTTCGAAGCGGCAGGCGTCGCAGTCATCTGGTCTGCGGGTAACGATGGTCCTGGCGTATCTACCGTCAATCTCCAAGCTTCCATCAATGTCTCTCCTATCAAGAGTTTCTCCGTTGGAGCAGTCAATGGACACAGTGGTTCTACTCCAATTGGAGGCTTCTCCAGCCGCGGTCCTAGTACCTGCCCAGACAATGGCGCACAATTGGCCATCAAACCTGAGATTGTTGCTTCTGGTGTGAATATTCGTTCTGCACTTCCTGGAGGCGGATACCAAACCATCTCCGGTACTTCCATGGCTTCTCCCCACGTAACAGGCGCTGTGGCATTGCTCAAGGAAGCTTACCCGAACGTCACCGGCCCTACCATTTTGGAGGCGATGCTGGCTTCTGCTGTCGACCTTGGAACTACTGGTGAAGACAACACCTACGGAAAAGGCCTTTTGGACATCAAAGCTGCCTTCGATACCCTACAAGCTTGGGGCAATACGCCAATGGCTGTTCCGACTGCGAATGTGGGAATCGTAGCTATCGCAGATGACGAAACCAACATCTGTGACAACTCCTACATCGGAAGCATCACCGTTGAAAATACAGGTTCAGACATCGTGACTTCTGTAGAATTGGATTATGCGTATGACGGCGTTTCCATGTCTCACACCTGGAATGGCTCCATTGCTCCCGGTGCTACAGAAATGATCTTGTTGCCTGCTCAGGCATTGAACCAAGGACAGCATACCCTAGACGTCGCAATCGTCAACACCAACGGAGCAGCTGATTACCTTCAGTTGGACAACTTCGCAAGTGCTTCATTCACCAACTTCGGTGAGATCAGCCTGAACGTCCCTGACACCCTTTCTTCCTGCCTCACAGGCGCTGTTTGGGTGACCGGTTCTACTTCTGATTCCAATGCGATTGTCACTTGGTATGACGCACCTACAGGTGGAAATATCTTGGGAGCAGATGCTTTCTTGATGGATAACATCATCGGCGATCAGACCATTTACGGCCAGACTACCTACAACTCTCAAGTAGGCAAGGCTGACAACACCGGATCACAAGGTTTCTACACCCAAACCAAAGATGCAGGGATCGTATTCAGCGCGGCTGTTCCTATGACCTTGAGATCTTTCAAGCTGTATGGAGCATTGGGGGGAGATCAATATTTCGAGATCCGAGACGCAGATGGAACCGTGCTGTCTTCCGCAGGACCTATCAACGTTCCCGCAGGCGAGCAAGTAGTCAACCTCGATTTGGAGATTCCAGTTGGAGAAGACATGAGATTGGCACTCACCAACGCCAGTGCAGGTGGATTGTACTACAACATCTCAGATCCGGGATTCCCATTCCTGCAAAATGGATACTTGACCATCGAATCAGGATTCGCAGGAAGCACCGTCTCCAATGACTATTACTTCTTCTATGACATGGTAGTCACTTATGACGTGGGATGTGTACGGGAGCCTACCTTGGTCATGCCAATCTCTGGTGGCTTCAACCAAACCACCTTTGACGCCGACAAATCTTCCATCGATTTGGATACCGAATCTCCTGAGGTATCTTTCACAGACCAAACACTGGGAGCTACCGATTGGGAGTGGGACTTCGGAGACGGAACCACAAGTACCGATCAAAACCCTGTGCATGGCTACTACCAGGCTGGTACCTACTTGGTGAGCTTGAAAACCACCACCTCCAACGGAACCACCTGTTCTGACGTGGATACGATGACCATCAATGTTACTGGAACATTCAACGGAACCGTATCTATCGAAGAAGAAATCGCGGACCTAGGAAGCATCGAAATGTTCCCTAATCCCACCTCCGGTATTTTCCAGATCCAATTTGATCTTATGGAATCACATTCCGGAAGCATTGAAGTTTTTGATTTGGTAGGAAATACCGTTCAGGTGTTGGGCCAAGTTCAGGCTCATCATAACAATCTCCAGCTGGACCTCTCGCAGGTAGCAGATGGCATTTACTACGTCCGAATCAATCTGGGAGCACATCAGGTAGTCAAAAAGCTGGTGAAAACTCACTGA
- a CDS encoding S8 family serine peptidase, which translates to MKRSIVLTVLLFSCCFCLSTLSAQTIDTTKISPRLYRQMIQSNSPSHYRIGILLADRVRVEELDADFHKLQTPLPVRAYEIITQLQAKAAATQPPLKAWLDTQTHAWTGTLRSFWITNALYLQATPALISELSLRPDVAEIIEDVPVVLEAYQDHPDLAPTQTTGVEEGLVAINAPAMWNLGYTGYARKVLNIDSGIDGLHPCYSDRYWGHYVPDEEAWFDARTGTLFPDYCSDHGTHVLGTILGLDEGLEDTIGVAFGALWMGAPAICDNYSSDNIAAFEWAIDPDGNPLTTDDMPDVINNSWRAIDVGNECTSLMYAPVLSAMEAAGIAIVFSAGNSGPSSMTITPPKNLNASLVNTFCVGAINGNSPDLNIMSFSSRGPSVCGGSGSMAIKPEVSAPGFQVRSAKPNHSYGRKSGTSMAAPHVTGALLLLKEAFPQLSGTDLKLALYHSAVDMGAIGEDNDYGMGLIDVHAAYLYLITQGHSPTPINNDVNAAITDIFGLPQLNCPEPVAPIIEVENRGTQVITSLNIVYQYGLGAGGKVNWAGFLPPDSTVVIPLPAEPLAGGGYEFTVRIASANNQTEEYFYLDNRRQQNFYVAEELQPNPKRVTVCKGGTALLAAYGPGEVRWFEGEYSDSVIHVGNTLIIPDADSSKTFWSEIRPEIHAGPRTKIRTTLNVDEKSGIMNFNAERNFRLVSVKVYSERAETRKFVLLNATSQILFNEDIWVDKGVQEVPLNIDIPAGMHYRLQLPDSNGFHRDTVGAAYPYEIPGVLSIYGSSRGATGYDFLYDWVITITNPCDRTPVSMEVQNGSVNAAFAVDSLTPRNIGELAFLDKSIGAKAWHYDFGDGAYSDQQHPIHRFRSAGTYDVWLSAVGPDGCEDAVMESVFVDSASITTTIDPLVETLQTFKVVPNPGANHFEVVGTLPQFGAVEVSLYNHTGQRLMTLPASKGTSHQMRLDLTGYAHGIYMVQIQHQGRTAWLKLVQMP; encoded by the coding sequence ATGAAGCGTTCTATTGTTCTGACTGTTCTGCTATTTTCCTGTTGCTTTTGTTTAAGTACCCTGTCGGCTCAAACGATCGACACCACCAAAATTTCTCCGAGGCTATATCGTCAGATGATCCAATCCAATAGTCCTTCGCACTATCGAATTGGAATCCTCCTGGCTGATCGAGTGAGGGTCGAAGAATTGGATGCAGATTTCCACAAGCTCCAAACTCCCCTTCCCGTACGAGCCTATGAAATCATCACTCAGCTACAGGCCAAGGCGGCTGCCACCCAACCTCCACTCAAGGCATGGTTGGATACCCAAACCCATGCTTGGACTGGAACCCTCCGATCATTCTGGATCACCAATGCCTTGTACCTACAGGCCACCCCAGCATTGATCAGCGAGCTCTCACTCCGCCCTGATGTCGCTGAGATCATCGAAGATGTACCTGTCGTTCTGGAAGCCTATCAAGACCATCCAGATCTCGCACCTACCCAGACTACCGGGGTCGAGGAAGGCTTGGTTGCGATCAATGCACCCGCCATGTGGAACCTTGGCTACACGGGCTATGCACGAAAAGTGTTGAACATCGATAGTGGAATCGATGGCCTTCACCCATGTTACTCAGATCGCTACTGGGGGCATTACGTACCGGACGAAGAAGCATGGTTTGATGCGCGTACCGGAACTCTTTTCCCTGATTATTGCAGCGACCATGGAACGCATGTCCTAGGGACAATCCTTGGGTTGGACGAAGGACTGGAAGACACCATCGGCGTAGCGTTTGGCGCTTTATGGATGGGCGCTCCGGCCATTTGCGATAATTACAGCAGCGACAACATCGCAGCCTTTGAATGGGCCATTGATCCGGATGGCAATCCGCTCACGACGGATGACATGCCAGACGTGATCAATAATTCGTGGAGGGCGATTGACGTAGGAAACGAGTGTACCAGCTTGATGTACGCCCCTGTACTTTCAGCGATGGAAGCAGCGGGGATTGCCATAGTATTCTCGGCAGGCAACTCTGGTCCCTCTTCCATGACCATCACTCCACCTAAGAACTTGAATGCCAGCTTGGTCAACACTTTTTGTGTAGGAGCCATCAACGGTAATTCTCCCGACTTGAACATCATGAGCTTTTCCAGTCGGGGACCTTCTGTGTGTGGAGGCTCTGGCTCGATGGCTATCAAGCCAGAAGTATCCGCCCCAGGCTTCCAAGTGAGAAGTGCCAAGCCCAACCATTCCTATGGACGAAAATCGGGGACTTCCATGGCTGCCCCTCATGTAACGGGAGCCCTACTATTGCTGAAGGAAGCGTTCCCACAATTGTCCGGAACCGATCTCAAGCTCGCCTTGTACCACTCGGCTGTGGATATGGGAGCAATAGGAGAAGACAATGATTATGGGATGGGCTTGATCGATGTTCATGCCGCATACTTATACCTGATCACCCAAGGTCATTCTCCTACCCCCATCAACAATGATGTCAACGCAGCTATTACTGATATCTTCGGCCTCCCTCAGTTGAATTGCCCTGAACCTGTTGCTCCCATTATCGAGGTGGAAAATAGAGGTACACAGGTCATCACCTCTTTGAACATCGTCTACCAATATGGCCTTGGAGCCGGAGGCAAAGTCAACTGGGCAGGATTCCTACCACCAGACAGTACGGTGGTCATACCGCTACCAGCTGAACCGCTCGCGGGTGGGGGCTATGAATTCACCGTACGGATTGCCAGTGCCAATAACCAGACCGAGGAGTATTTCTATCTGGACAACCGCCGCCAACAGAATTTCTATGTCGCAGAGGAATTGCAACCAAATCCCAAGCGCGTTACAGTCTGCAAAGGCGGCACCGCTCTGTTGGCCGCTTATGGTCCGGGGGAAGTCCGATGGTTCGAAGGCGAATATTCAGACTCGGTCATTCACGTGGGCAATACCCTGATCATCCCAGATGCGGATTCTTCTAAAACCTTCTGGTCGGAGATCCGGCCAGAAATTCATGCAGGTCCAAGAACTAAAATTCGAACCACCCTCAATGTGGACGAAAAAAGCGGCATCATGAATTTCAATGCAGAACGGAATTTCCGATTGGTCTCGGTGAAAGTATATAGCGAACGAGCTGAAACCAGAAAGTTCGTTTTGCTCAATGCGACCTCCCAAATCCTATTCAATGAAGATATCTGGGTAGACAAGGGGGTTCAGGAAGTCCCATTGAATATCGATATTCCCGCGGGTATGCACTACAGGCTACAATTGCCCGACTCTAATGGCTTCCACAGAGATACCGTAGGGGCGGCGTATCCGTATGAAATTCCCGGAGTCCTGTCCATCTATGGATCGAGTCGTGGAGCTACTGGATATGACTTCCTGTACGATTGGGTCATCACCATCACCAATCCTTGCGATCGGACACCGGTGAGCATGGAGGTTCAGAATGGTTCTGTCAATGCGGCATTCGCAGTGGATAGCCTCACTCCGAGAAATATTGGGGAACTCGCCTTTTTGGACAAAAGCATTGGTGCCAAAGCATGGCATTATGATTTTGGAGATGGCGCTTACAGTGATCAGCAGCATCCGATTCATAGATTCCGTTCAGCTGGCACTTACGATGTGTGGCTTTCTGCGGTCGGACCAGATGGATGCGAAGATGCGGTCATGGAATCGGTCTTTGTAGATTCCGCCTCGATCACGACCACAATAGATCCACTGGTCGAAACCCTCCAAACCTTCAAGGTGGTCCCCAACCCAGGAGCCAATCATTTCGAGGTGGTGGGTACGCTTCCGCAATTTGGGGCCGTGGAGGTATCCCTGTACAATCATACTGGTCAACGCTTGATGACTCTGCCTGCATCCAAAGGCACTTCCCACCAAATGCGTTTGGACTTGACGGGTTATGCACATGGGATCTACATGGTTCAGATTCAGCATCAAGGCCGAACCGCCTGGCTGAAATTGGTGCAAATGCCCTAA